The Oscarella lobularis chromosome 4, ooOscLobu1.1, whole genome shotgun sequence nucleotide sequence AGCACGGTCTCGTTGAAGAGATTATGCGCTGAAAGATCGCCGGTTACGACGATAAAATCGAccgtttcgtcttcggtTTTCATCGctttgacggcgttttggACGAGACTTGCCGGGGAATCGCAACCGATTCGGCCATAgagtgccgtcgtcgctgcggTGACGGCGTTTTGGTTTGCACGGCAATAGGTCGGTCTCGACGTCACGTTCGACTCGTATTCGGGGTCGTAGTGAATGTCGGCGACGTGGAAGAAGCGAATCCAATCGGATGGAAATGTTGTTTTGTTCGATTGATTCGTCGTTGTGCAGGGAAGTTCTTCGATCCAAGTCAGAGCTAAGGCGACGGCCAGTGCGACGGAGGATAGTacaaagaaaatcgtcgctgcACAGTGCCAGCACTTTGAACGGCCACGAGCTCGTCGGCCGTCCAGGAACGGTTCGTCGAGGTTTTCCATTGGAGTGTCACGTGAGCCTGCGCATTTTTGCGAACACACCTCTGCGCAATGTCGGAAAACCAGGCAAGACGGAATTTCTCCTCTGACAGGCATGCTTACGGCTTTGTCGTTGTTTTTTAGACTTGGGAAGAAATTTGTGCGGAATTCTTGCGACCTCGTCTCGACGATGTCGTTTCTCAGTGGCTCGTAAAGCCGcaaatcgacgttctcgctCGCGTTCACAGCGAAGCAATGGAAGGAAACACAGAAAAGTTCATGGACTGGTTTTATTATTCGATGAATACGCTCGAAACCGTGCAAGAAGGAGCGCAAGTCAGCTAGAAGTCTAGGGGCGTGACTCGATCGGTTGCGTCATTCATTTCTGTTTCGCCCACAGAGACGATTTCCTCTTCCCGGAGCGAAAGACAAACACTGGCCAGTGACGTACAATGGAGACTCCGTCGCAATTCACTTTCTTCCTCCGCTCCCGTCTCCTCAAGACGGCTTGTTCAAGCAAGGCGACTGTTTCTTTCAGTTGCCCGTTCTCCGCGGCAAGCCGGGCACGCTCTCCTTCAAGTATTTTCTCGCCAccgaattgacgtcgacgagcattCCTCTCGAACGATTCGAGTCTGCTTTCACCATCGAATACTTGACTGACATTCTCGATAAACTTAGCGTGAAGAACGGGTGTTCGCGGAATGACTTTCGACTTTTGCTGGTGGATAAGCGAGGACGAGTAGAAAGAGTTATGGTCAATTACTTTTTGTCGCCGCCAATTCACACGCCTAATATGGCTGAAGTGAAGGGTCAATTGGTTGCTCCTGGCGATGGATATCCTCTGCTAGAGGAAAACGCGCAGAGACAGCTGGAATCAGCAGGAGTTTCGTCAAaggtttgtttgttttttctctatggATGTTTTAAAATTCTTTTGTGTACAGCAGGCTTCCACAGCTCAACCGTTTGTGGTTCCATCTTTTGATAGTAGTGTGACTGAACGGGAGTTGATAAATGTTCCTTCTTCAAGGGTACGTTTGTACTTCGTAAGTTAGAAGGCTTGGTACTTAGGGACTGATTGCTTAGGGCGATCATTATGCTTCAATGCTACAGGGTCAGACGGGCGATTCAGTAACAGATCAACGAATCCGACGGGTATCAGTTGTTCATGCtttaaataaagaaaaattcaatcaGTCTTCATAGGTTTATGAAAAAGTGgcgaatttttcaaatcaagAAAATCCAACTGCACCAGATGAATTGCCTCCTGATACCAGTTCTAATGAACAGCAGCCAAGGTGATGCTAATTTGTAGGTTAGCGTTGTTGTTgtaaaattgttttttagaaCAAAATCTGGATATGACAGTGTTAGATTTGAACATTTAGCTTCTGTTGTTCAGGTATGCTGTCTTTTCCAATGTCTCTCTACTGTATTTTTGTTCTAAATAGAAAGAACTGCCTGCTAAGATAAAAGACATTCCGTTTAAACTCCGGACTGTCTTGTCTGCAAAGCTTGATTTGCAGGATGACGTGAAGCTCAATGACTGGCGAATGCTTGCTGACTTCTTTGGGAGTTCCAACAGTGACATCAAGGGCATTGATCAGAGATGTCGACGTACGAAAACCAGTCAAACTTTTGAAGTTCTGGATAAATATGAGGATCAATCCTGCGCTCAATTAATTGGCGGATTGCTGGAAATCGATCAAAACGGGCTGCTTGACGATATTCATGCCTATTACCTGCAGGAAACGAAAACTAAGAGTATGTAAGATTACAGAATGCTGTCGTGCTTAATAATTTTGTTTAATTTAGAAGGTGTGGCTGGCAGATCATTTGAAGGAGAAACTGTGTGCTATTACTTAAAACAATagttcttttaattaatgaagcAAATTTTTAGAGAAAATCCTTCACGCTGCCGTTGAGCAGAAGTGTCTCTAGTCCTGTGGAGGCTGAAAATTCTTATGATGTTTTGCATCGAGGGCGAGCGAACTCTGGTAAGTGCGAGATCTGTTGATTTTTCACTGTCAAAACCAATGTCTATTTAGGTCCTGTAAGATCTTGTCTAGTCTAAAATGTACATGCTTGTGACTTTTTTCGCTAGTCAAAAATAAGATCTCCGGTTCAAGTCAGTTCCGAAAGTGATCAGGCTCGCATGCTTGGTACGTACCAAGCCTTAACAGCTCTTGAAAAATTGCATTCTTGGCTTTGTTATGTGCagccgagagaaaaaagacccCGTCTGTACAGAATTTGTACGACGAAGATGCCAAGGAATTCTGGTATAGTATCAAATCTGATCAACCTGACTCAAAGGTAATTGCATGCCCGTTGGCTCTTCTCTAACGGAGACTGCAGTGATTCTGTGTCTTTTTACATTGGTATATAGAGCTGGGTGTCTTTTATTGAGGcagtgaaagagaaattcgGAGACGTACCTGCAGACCGGCATTTTTCTGCTGAAAAGAGCCTGTTTGCTACGCTTGTTCCCGATGCAAAGTACAGGGATAGAAAGGATGTGAACACAGTCGTTACAGAAAAAGCGTTCACTCGTCTCATCAAATGGTTTGGACCTTGcacagacgaagaaaacggcttTTTGAAAAAGGTAAAGTTTGCGTTGTTTGACGCGAGTCTAACATTCTTCACGTTAGATTTTTGATTTGACGAAAAGATCGCGAATCGGTCAAAAGTAAGAGCGCTTTTTTTTGGTAGCGTTGTTATTTTTGTCTATCAGTTTGTGATTAGACGAGACAGCTGGTTTGCCGGACACATGacaagcgaagacgaagagaagctCGAAAAGGCAGAATCTGGAGCGTTTCTTGTCCGCTTCAGCGATACAGATATTGATGAAGGCGGGTTTTCATTGGAAGTCAAACACGAGGATGACATTGAGAAGTTTGCTATCAGAGTAAGCTTTATCTCTTTTTGTTTGAGGTCTCATAAGTTCCTGTTTGTATAGGCAAAGCCAGAGAGTCAGCAATTGTTTTTTGATTACGGCGATTTTGCCAAAGAGCCTTATTATAGCTTGCCTGATCTCATAGAAGATATCAAGCTAAGAGGAATTCCTGTAGGAGAAGGTGTCATTCTATTGAAAAAAGCGTGCCGTGGACTAAAATTCAGCAAAGCTACTTCTGCTTATAAGTAGATACTGATTACCAAAGTACAATATAGATTTTTGTTCGAAAAGGAAGACAACGTTATCCGGGTTTGCAGACAATGCGGAGATATTTCTTTCTTACAGTATCCAGCGATCATACGAAGCACGTTTGCATATTCTGGTCAGAATAGGAGTTCGCCTCTTGTTGCGTTGAGGAAGGACGCTGAGGAGCCGCCATTTATGAATTACGACAATTTATTTTATGCAAAAAACGTACAGTAGCATGCACTCGTTCAAAACATCCTCTATTGTTCggtcttcgatttcttgagctctttcgttcacgtttccacctaaaaaaagaaaaaaattagtctctgtcaaataatcgttgtacgtacctttttgtgcgtccgtattcgcgctatccaggctacaccgcgcggaggttcggacgcttcgtagcccaaggcagccaccgcaaaagcaatggccacccgttccaaaaagtgtcgggcgagccacgacgtcatcagccaCCCCACCGgtacccgcctggatgaGAGACGGTCCCTAATACCGTAGTCCCCCGGCGCGGTGGTACCAAAAAACCCTTCGGTATGtgttcctgagaagaaccggggctACTGGAAGTGGAGAGCGGCCGACCaccgtttgtaggagtcgacagtaAAGACAGTGCATGCCGGAATCGAAGTCTCCTGGGTCGGATTATCTTTGGTCTAATCGCACtgtcgggtgagaaaagtgccggcaaccaggccatggttgaacaccccctctgAGCCGTTTCTCACTCGAGCCTAACGTGAGTCGTGCTCATTAGCGACAATAAGACCGCAGTAATCTCGAATCCCAGTGCGTagaccgaggccgaagccccccatcgccctgcctacaggctccggcacggcattataccgtgggccacgctgagtcAACTAtccagacttgccttttgccaaATCTCCCGGGTCGATCCGTCAAGgacgagacgcagattgctccgcgacccatccaccctcagccgcaactgaaggaaattggGGCGCGTTCTGCTTTTATACTATGACCCCGCCCATCGCTCTGATTGGCTTGCTGGTTTCCGCTCTTCGTGCTCATTGGCTCTTTGGAAAGAAGGTGTCAAAAGGCAAACCGGTTTCGATTCCGGTTTGACGAAATATTGCATAACGATTTCGGTTAGAGGCGACAGATATCGCACCTGCATCGAACAAGATGGCGAAGAAAACGTGGccacgacgaaacgaaaacgctgTTAGGTACGtcttttcgttgtttttcgCCGCTCATTTCGTCGCACGAAGATACGGGCGCCCGATTCACGTGATATGGAATGATCGATCGGAAGAAGTTCGTTTCGAGGCCGAATTCGAGCGAAACGAGGATAAATCCGAAGAGAACTAAGAGCGCAACTCGTCATTCGCttggaaaatcgaaggagAAAGTCGAATTGCTTCCCTAGCGCCTCGAGCGAACTTTCCGAGCTAAGTAGGGCCTAAAACGCtattttttctgtaaggCGAATGCAGTTTTTAAGTCTAGACgcgttcgaacgtctcgGTTCTGCGGAAAAATGGGCAGTCTTTTCGAAAACGAACTCAAACAAACCGAGAGATTATGATGTAAGATGTTTGATTAGACTACCAAAGTACAGTTGTAGATTTTCTTGTTTGAACGTGATTATCGTGCAGAAAACTGAGGCAAGCATATATTGTAAAAAGAACTT carries:
- the LOC136185910 gene encoding uncharacterized protein, which produces MSENQTWEEICAEFLRPRLDDVVSQWLVKPQIDVLARVHSEAMEGNTEKFMDWFYYSMNTLETVQEGAQRRFPLPGAKDKHWPVTYNGDSVAIHFLPPLPSPQDGLFKQGDCFFQLPVLRGKPGTLSFKYFLATELTSTSIPLERFESAFTIEYLTDILDKLSVKNGCSRNDFRLLLVDKRGRVERVMVNYFLSPPIHTPNMAEVKGQLVAPGDGYPLLEENAQRQLESAGVSSKQASTAQPFVVPSFDSSVTERELINVPSSRGDHYASMLQGQTGDSVTDQRIRRVYEKVANFSNQENPTAPDELPPDTSSNEQQPRTKSGYDSVRFEHLASVVQKELPAKIKDIPFKLRTVLSAKLDLQDDVKLNDWRMLADFFGSSNSDIKGIDQRCRRTKTSQTFEVLDKYEDQSCAQLIGGLLEIDQNGLLDDIHAYYLQETKTKKGVAGRSFEGETRKSFTLPLSRSVSSPVEAENSYDVLHRGRANSGPVRSCLSKIRSPVQVSSESDQARMLAERKKTPSVQNLYDEDAKEFWYSIKSDQPDSKSWVSFIEAVKEKFGDVPADRHFSAEKSLFATLVPDAKYRDRKDVNTVVTEKAFTRLIKWFGPCTDEENGFLKKIFDLTKRSRIGQKRDSWFAGHMTSEDEEKLEKAESGAFLVRFSDTDIDEGGFSLEVKHEDDIEKFAIRAKPESQQLFFDYGDFAKEPYYSLPDLIEDIKLRGIPVGEGVILLKKACRGLKFSKATSAYK